From the Brassica napus cultivar Da-Ae chromosome A8, Da-Ae, whole genome shotgun sequence genome, one window contains:
- the LOC106362421 gene encoding uncharacterized protein At4g28440, which yields MAEASPALRKPVFTKVSELRPGTNGLSLNVKVISTKMVMQRGGGGGRPSGPQARQMRIAECLVGDETGIIIFTARNDQVDLMKEGKIVTLRNAKIDMYKGSMRLAVDRWGRVEVAEEAADITVKEDNNLSLIEYELVSVEA from the exons ATGGCTGAGGCATCACCTGCGTTGAGGAAGCCTGTGTTCACTAAGGTTAGTGAGCTGAGACCAGGAACCAATGGTCTCTCACTTAACGTGAAAGTCATCAGCACGAAGATGGTGATgcagagaggaggaggaggaggtcgTCCTAGTGGTCCTCAGGCTCGTCAGATGCGGATTGCTGAATGTCTTGTTGGTGATGAGACTGGTATCATCATCTTTACCGCACGAAACGATCAAG TGGATTTGATGAAAGAAGGCAAGATAGTGACCCTGCGCAATGCAAAGATCGACATGTACAAGGGATCTATGAGGCTTGCTGTTGATAGATGGGGCCGCGTTGAAGTGGCCGAGGAGGCAGCAGACATCACTGTCAAGGAAGATAACAATCTTTCCCTCATTGAGTATGAGCTTGTGAGCGTTGAAGCTTAA
- the LOC106360309 gene encoding gibberellin-regulated protein 8-like codes for MKLMVVQFCIIFFLLTSSFFVPSTADSSCGGKCNVRCSKASQHEECLKYCNICCEKCNGCVPSGTYGNKDECPCYRDIKNSKGGPKCP; via the exons ATGAAGCTCATGGTTGTACAATTCTGCATAATCTTTTTTCTCCTCACATCTTCATTTTTTGTACCTTCAACCGCTGATTCGT CATGTGGTGGAAAGTGCAACGTGAGATGCTCAAAGGCATCACAACATGAAGAGTGCCTCAAGTATTGCAATATATGTTGCGAGAAGTGTAATGGTTGTGTTCCCTCTGGTACTTATGGAAACAAAGACGAATGCCCTTGTTACCGTGATATTAAAAACTCCAAAGGCGGCCCCAAGTGTCCTTGA
- the LOC106360308 gene encoding transcription factor bHLH167-like, with product MDRERGREVGEGSSMSSREQRNLREQERRMRMKHLFNILSSHVSPTHRLPVPQLIEQATSYMIQLKEKVNYLKEKKITLLGEMGKHSEGLSSSLLPKLSIYSRDSTIQMNLLIDLNMKRVMLHQLLSVFEEEGAQVMNANTQKLNDRMIIYTIIAQAIISRIGIDPSRIEERVRDIIF from the exons ATGGACAGGGAGAGGGGAAGAGAAGTAGGAGAAGGAAGCTCAATGTCGTCGAGGGAACAACGAAACCTCAGAGAGCAAGAGCGACGAATGCGCATGAAACATCTCTTCAATATACTCTCTTCTCATGTTTCTCCCACTCATAGG TTACCGGTGCCTCAACTTATAGAACAAGCGACATCATACATGATCCAATTGAAAGAGAAGGTAAATTATCTAAAGGAGAAGAAAATAACTTTGTTAGGAGAAATGGGGAAACACTCTGAGGGGTTGTCGTCGTCACTTCTGCCGAAACTCAGTATTTATTCGCGGGATTCAACCATACAAATGAACCTGCTTATCGATCTGAACATGAAAAGAGTGATGCTACACCAGCTTTTAAGTGTttttgaagaagaaggagctcaAGTTATGAATGCTAATACTCAGAAATTGAATGATAGGATGATCATTTATACAATCATAGCCCAG GCTATCATATCTCGCATCGGCATTGATCCATCAAGGATAGAAGAGAGAGTTAGGGATATCATCTTCTGA